In Paenibacillus kyungheensis, the following are encoded in one genomic region:
- a CDS encoding alpha-galactosidase codes for MSVIVQEESGLFHLQSSGMSYMIQIVNGYSVHVYWGAPLKHRSVMENLLIHTSSTTGLDRLPQEYPQYGSGDFRNPAYQVELADGTRITELQYDSYRLIQGKPSLSGLPAVYTENESEAQTLELLLKDQYSGLTVVLQYTIFEQRNAIIRAARFINEGKETLRLRRALSASVDMYGQDELEMIYLSGAWAREGNIQRRSLRQGEIRIDSKRGMSSHQFNPFAALVTPETTENHGEAFGFSLVYSGGFEAVAEVDSFGSTRLGIGVNSFDFGWQLNAGEDFQTPETVMVYSNQGIGEMSRIYHRLYRSRLCRGTYRDRERPILVNNWEATYFDFNAEKLVSIAEEGARLGIELFVLDDGWFGRRDADNSSLGDWYEDRRKLPEGLADVAQRIRETGLQFGLWFEPEMISPESELYREHPDWCLHVPGRRRSEARWQLVLDYTRPEVRDYIYNSLSTIFSTVPISYVKWDMNRALTEMGSATLPPERQAETAHRYVLGLYELLERITVQFPNILFESCASGGGRFDPGMLYYMPQTWTSDNTDAVERLKIQYGTSLVYPVSAIGAHVSAVPNHQVGRSTPLDFRGSVAMSGNFGYELDLTAFTDEEKNIVQRQVANYKEIRNLVQEGDLYRLKSPFTGNQSGWMFVSEDKMQALVYAFQVMAISNGPQQILRLDGLNPELEYEVKSDINEESIIYGGDQLIQLGLALHYESKDYQSRSFTLRAIDRVLE; via the coding sequence ATGAGTGTAATCGTTCAGGAAGAATCTGGATTGTTTCATCTACAATCGTCCGGTATGAGTTATATGATCCAAATCGTAAATGGATATTCAGTGCATGTATACTGGGGAGCGCCATTGAAGCATCGGTCAGTGATGGAGAACCTGCTTATCCATACGTCTTCGACAACAGGGTTGGATAGACTTCCACAGGAATACCCACAGTATGGAAGTGGAGATTTTCGCAATCCAGCGTATCAGGTCGAATTAGCAGACGGAACTCGTATCACTGAGCTTCAGTACGACAGTTACCGACTGATCCAAGGAAAACCATCACTGAGCGGACTTCCAGCAGTATATACGGAGAATGAATCGGAAGCACAGACATTAGAACTTCTTTTGAAAGATCAGTATTCGGGTCTTACAGTTGTGTTACAGTACACTATTTTTGAACAGCGAAATGCAATCATACGTGCTGCACGCTTCATCAATGAAGGAAAGGAGACACTGCGACTTCGTCGTGCTTTGAGTGCAAGTGTAGATATGTATGGTCAGGATGAACTGGAGATGATTTACTTATCGGGTGCATGGGCAAGGGAAGGCAATATACAGAGAAGATCGCTTCGGCAAGGCGAAATTCGAATCGACAGCAAGCGTGGGATGAGCAGCCATCAGTTTAATCCGTTTGCTGCGCTTGTCACCCCGGAGACGACAGAGAATCATGGTGAAGCTTTTGGTTTCAGTCTGGTGTACAGCGGGGGATTTGAAGCCGTTGCAGAAGTCGATTCGTTTGGCTCTACAAGGTTAGGTATTGGAGTAAATTCGTTTGATTTTGGATGGCAGCTAAATGCCGGAGAAGATTTTCAGACTCCTGAAACAGTGATGGTATATTCCAACCAAGGAATTGGAGAAATGTCGCGGATCTACCATCGTCTGTACCGCAGTCGATTATGTCGGGGAACATACCGTGATCGGGAACGACCAATTCTGGTCAACAACTGGGAAGCGACCTATTTTGATTTCAATGCCGAAAAGCTAGTCTCCATTGCGGAGGAGGGGGCTAGACTCGGTATTGAGTTATTTGTGCTAGATGACGGTTGGTTTGGTAGACGTGACGCTGATAACTCGTCTTTGGGGGATTGGTACGAGGATCGTCGCAAACTACCTGAAGGGCTAGCTGATGTAGCGCAGCGTATTCGTGAAACAGGTCTACAATTTGGACTCTGGTTCGAGCCAGAAATGATTTCGCCGGAAAGCGAGCTGTATCGTGAACATCCTGACTGGTGCCTGCATGTTCCGGGAAGAAGACGTAGTGAAGCGAGATGGCAATTGGTACTGGATTATACACGCCCGGAAGTACGAGATTATATTTATAATTCACTCTCTACGATTTTCTCTACGGTTCCAATCTCTTATGTGAAATGGGACATGAATCGGGCTTTGACAGAGATGGGATCGGCAACATTGCCACCAGAGCGACAAGCTGAGACTGCGCATCGTTATGTACTTGGATTATATGAGCTACTAGAGCGGATAACGGTACAGTTCCCGAACATATTGTTTGAAAGTTGCGCTAGTGGAGGTGGACGTTTTGATCCCGGAATGCTCTATTATATGCCGCAAACGTGGACTAGCGATAATACTGATGCGGTAGAACGACTCAAGATTCAATATGGCACCAGTCTTGTTTATCCAGTGAGTGCGATCGGTGCACATGTATCAGCTGTACCCAATCATCAGGTCGGACGCAGTACACCACTTGATTTTCGAGGTAGTGTCGCTATGTCTGGCAATTTCGGGTATGAACTGGATCTCACAGCATTTACTGATGAAGAAAAGAATATCGTTCAGCGGCAGGTTGCCAACTACAAAGAGATTCGCAATCTGGTGCAAGAGGGAGATTTATATCGATTGAAGAGTCCATTTACAGGGAACCAATCTGGGTGGATGTTCGTCTCGGAAGATAAAATGCAAGCTCTCGTCTATGCTTTTCAGGTTATGGCAATATCTAACGGACCTCAACAAATTCTGCGGTTGGATGGACTGAATCCAGAACTGGAATATGAAGTGAAATCTGATATCAATGAAGAAAGTATTATATATGGAGGAGACCAATTGATACAGCTCGGTTTGGCTCTTCATTACGAGTCCAAAGACTATCAGAGTCGCTCTTTCACACTTCGAGCCATAGATAGGGTGCTTGAATAA
- a CDS encoding carbohydrate ABC transporter permease produces MGTANSTTSASRSKNKLHTKSIQDRILEVIVYVSMILVTVLTLYPFLNVLAISLNDSVDTVRGGITIWPREFTLKNYDLIFTYKGLITGFQNSVLRTVIGTVLGLLSGSMLAFVLARNDFGGRRWISMFLAITMYVSGGMIPGFILMKDLHLINTFAVYVLPGLVSAFNIFVIRSFIDGLPYALQESAKLDGANDFVIYWRVILPLCKPALATVALFLAVGQWNSWFDTYLFNGSNETLTTLQYELMKILQSTTTSATNSQDASNMAERMAQVSPESVKMAITIIVTVPILIVYPFLQKYFVKGMTLGAVKS; encoded by the coding sequence ATGGGAACTGCCAACAGTACGACATCGGCTAGCCGTTCTAAAAATAAACTACATACCAAATCAATACAGGATCGCATTTTGGAAGTGATCGTTTATGTATCCATGATTCTGGTAACTGTGCTAACACTATATCCATTTCTTAATGTACTGGCCATTTCTCTGAATGATTCGGTTGATACCGTCAGAGGGGGAATCACAATCTGGCCAAGAGAATTTACATTGAAAAATTACGATTTGATTTTTACGTACAAAGGTTTGATTACTGGATTTCAAAACTCTGTGTTGCGAACAGTTATCGGAACCGTATTGGGGTTGTTAAGTGGATCGATGCTGGCGTTTGTACTTGCCCGTAACGATTTTGGAGGAAGAAGATGGATATCCATGTTTTTAGCAATCACTATGTATGTATCAGGTGGAATGATCCCCGGATTTATTCTGATGAAGGATCTGCATTTGATTAATACGTTTGCGGTATATGTTTTACCGGGTCTAGTTAGTGCATTTAATATTTTTGTTATTCGTTCTTTTATAGATGGGTTGCCTTACGCTCTACAGGAATCTGCCAAACTGGATGGAGCCAATGACTTTGTCATCTACTGGCGTGTTATTCTTCCACTTTGCAAACCAGCACTGGCAACTGTAGCGCTCTTTTTGGCAGTAGGACAATGGAATTCTTGGTTTGATACGTATTTGTTTAACGGGTCTAATGAAACGTTGACTACTCTACAGTATGAATTAATGAAGATTTTACAGAGTACGACAACCAGTGCAACCAATTCTCAGGATGCTTCCAATATGGCTGAACGGATGGCACAGGTATCACCCGAGTCTGTCAAAATGGCAATTACTATCATCGTAACTGTACCTATTCTGATTGTTTATCCTTTCTTGCAGAAATATTTTGTAAAAGGAATGACGCTTGGAGCTGTTAAAAGTTAA
- a CDS encoding response regulator transcription factor: MIKVLIVDDEPKLRQGLQTLIPWKKLGFEVIAVAANGEEALSIIAEKQPDIALVDIRMPLMDGLQLLQAVSSEGYRLHVIILSGYADFEYAKQAIKYGVDGYLLKPVDIQEMTHTLECIREQIEQEQRQKEQEQITKADQTWLLQRLLVPQHTEDSIVLRNIAEDAGMFWESYEIVIVRPQNANVDFSDKLHTFLNKLKPCLEYDGKGVVTVFSSYIVIFLNQPLRGTKSRQKYYQWLKQTLGSSEFIAATGGAVSTPEKIHMSFAEAESALKQAFFHEKEESVRVRSVNCLVPNAMDTRENIPDEMMGEFTLRLYYSLDTGNHKMIRPLLEQAFSFFLAQKYDETHIKESFFYLCHAVLHKLNIHSYTHWKETEKISHFLKGIFAYEYLTDLLAEIHSFLTMLAKDTAPEGKEKELKMMISIIHNHYSDPLKLETLAGTLNYSTAHLGQIFKNKTGEYFNTYLDRIRIQKAKELLNQGMRVYEVSEKVGYTSVNYFYSKFKKYEGCSPSDFKIHNL, encoded by the coding sequence TTGATTAAAGTTCTTATTGTAGATGATGAACCGAAGTTGCGACAGGGACTTCAAACATTAATTCCATGGAAGAAATTAGGCTTTGAAGTGATTGCAGTAGCGGCCAATGGAGAAGAAGCACTTAGTATCATTGCTGAAAAGCAGCCGGATATTGCACTTGTTGATATTCGAATGCCACTTATGGATGGGCTACAGTTACTTCAAGCTGTATCTTCAGAGGGATATCGTCTACACGTTATCATCTTGAGTGGCTATGCCGATTTTGAGTATGCCAAACAGGCGATCAAATACGGTGTTGATGGTTATCTTCTCAAGCCAGTAGATATTCAGGAGATGACCCATACGCTGGAATGCATTCGTGAACAGATAGAGCAGGAACAACGTCAGAAAGAACAGGAACAAATAACAAAGGCAGATCAGACTTGGCTGCTTCAGCGTTTGCTTGTTCCGCAACATACAGAAGATTCTATAGTTTTGCGAAATATAGCAGAGGATGCCGGAATGTTTTGGGAGAGTTACGAGATTGTTATTGTACGTCCACAAAATGCCAATGTGGATTTTTCGGATAAATTACATACATTCCTAAATAAGTTAAAGCCATGTCTAGAATATGACGGTAAGGGAGTAGTTACTGTCTTTTCATCCTATATCGTTATATTTCTCAATCAACCGCTACGTGGTACAAAGTCTCGCCAGAAATATTATCAATGGCTTAAACAGACACTCGGGAGCAGTGAATTTATTGCTGCCACAGGTGGAGCTGTATCAACACCCGAGAAGATACATATGTCTTTTGCAGAAGCTGAATCTGCTTTAAAACAGGCATTTTTTCATGAAAAAGAAGAATCAGTAAGAGTGAGGTCTGTAAATTGTCTGGTACCGAATGCTATGGATACAAGGGAAAACATTCCGGACGAAATGATGGGAGAGTTTACTCTGCGCTTATATTACAGTTTGGACACAGGCAATCATAAGATGATCCGACCGCTATTGGAGCAAGCTTTTTCTTTTTTTCTTGCTCAAAAGTATGACGAAACCCATATTAAAGAATCTTTTTTCTATCTATGCCATGCAGTGCTACACAAATTGAACATACATTCCTATACACACTGGAAAGAGACAGAGAAGATTTCGCATTTTTTAAAAGGAATTTTTGCATATGAGTATCTGACTGACCTTTTAGCAGAAATCCACTCTTTTCTGACGATGCTTGCCAAAGATACAGCACCAGAAGGTAAAGAAAAAGAATTAAAAATGATGATTAGCATTATTCATAATCATTACAGTGACCCGCTGAAGTTGGAGACACTGGCAGGAACACTGAATTACAGTACAGCTCATTTGGGTCAGATCTTCAAGAATAAAACAGGGGAATACTTTAATACTTATCTAGACAGAATCCGCATTCAAAAAGCCAAGGAATTATTAAATCAAGGAATGAGAGTCTATGAAGTCTCGGAAAAGGTCGGCTATACAAGTGTTAATTATTTTTATAGCAAATTCAAAAAGTATGAAGGATGCTCACCTTCGGATTTTAAAATCCATAATTTGTAG
- a CDS encoding ABC transporter substrate-binding protein: protein MKSGNKKIVASALSLVMITALVGCSNPFATDSSGDHLPDSGDGKQPITFTYFSEDSSTNWNNMNDEVGKVIKAKTGVTLSAEFAVGDPVQKLSLIAATGNYPDLIAAKADVGKLVDAGAILDLTDLINEHAPNIKKMLGDKIVRTKYSLDDQAIYAVPTWSAVDEKKIRADAGFELQHRVVKEAGYPEIRTVQDYEKVIQSYLSKHPVDENGNKHIGMSLNADDWHMYQVTNLGFQTTGGPDDGEYYIDQKTHQATYHFRRPEEKEFFRWLNHMNAIGLLDPESFVQKTDQFKAKVASGRILGLADPEWDYGDGQNALRAASKFDQTYGHYPVTMSKEYKDTSFWLAGFDGGYGISISSTCKDPVRAIKFLDFLASEEGQVLNNWGIEGKHYTVKNGKRSFIPEVQERANNDSAAFQKEAGLGLYWNMMVHYGDGIKDSTGNYFTRNYPELLSLNYSNAEKETLKAYKAKHWKDLFPTEEDFQPRAYGAAYTISLPNDDPSMILGAKMKDITWKYIPEAVMSKPEDFDRIWDAYMAELEKDGVQEMEKIYTQHIQDRIKLWSTQ from the coding sequence ATGAAGTCAGGCAACAAAAAAATAGTAGCTTCTGCACTGTCGCTGGTCATGATCACAGCGCTTGTAGGATGTAGCAATCCTTTCGCTACAGATTCGTCTGGAGATCATCTACCTGATAGCGGAGATGGAAAACAACCAATCACCTTTACTTATTTTTCTGAAGATTCCAGTACCAATTGGAATAATATGAACGATGAAGTCGGCAAAGTAATCAAGGCGAAAACCGGTGTTACCTTAAGCGCAGAATTTGCTGTAGGCGATCCAGTTCAAAAGCTCTCATTAATCGCAGCAACTGGTAATTATCCAGATTTGATCGCAGCTAAAGCAGATGTGGGCAAACTGGTCGATGCAGGAGCTATTCTCGATCTTACCGATCTGATCAATGAGCATGCACCCAATATCAAAAAAATGCTAGGAGACAAAATCGTTCGCACCAAATACAGTCTGGATGATCAAGCAATCTATGCTGTTCCTACCTGGTCAGCTGTAGATGAGAAAAAAATCAGAGCAGACGCAGGATTTGAACTACAGCATCGTGTTGTTAAGGAAGCAGGGTATCCTGAAATCCGTACGGTACAGGATTATGAAAAAGTGATCCAGTCTTATTTATCCAAGCATCCTGTAGATGAGAACGGTAATAAGCATATCGGAATGTCACTGAATGCGGATGATTGGCATATGTATCAGGTAACCAATCTTGGATTCCAGACAACTGGAGGCCCTGATGACGGAGAATATTATATCGATCAGAAAACACATCAAGCCACCTATCATTTTCGTCGTCCGGAAGAAAAGGAATTTTTTCGCTGGTTGAACCATATGAATGCGATCGGGTTATTAGATCCAGAAAGTTTTGTTCAAAAAACGGATCAATTCAAAGCTAAAGTGGCTTCAGGACGAATTCTGGGTCTTGCTGATCCGGAATGGGATTATGGAGATGGCCAAAATGCGCTTAGAGCAGCAAGTAAGTTTGACCAAACATATGGTCATTATCCTGTTACTATGAGCAAGGAGTATAAAGATACCAGTTTCTGGCTAGCCGGATTTGATGGTGGTTATGGTATTTCGATCTCCAGTACATGCAAAGATCCAGTACGTGCAATCAAGTTTCTTGACTTTTTAGCTTCAGAAGAAGGTCAGGTTCTAAATAACTGGGGAATTGAAGGCAAGCATTATACTGTCAAAAACGGCAAACGCTCATTTATACCAGAAGTGCAGGAGAGAGCTAATAACGATAGTGCTGCATTTCAGAAAGAAGCGGGTCTTGGTCTGTACTGGAATATGATGGTTCATTATGGAGATGGGATTAAAGATTCGACAGGCAACTATTTTACTCGCAATTATCCAGAATTACTAAGTCTCAATTACAGTAATGCTGAGAAAGAGACACTCAAAGCATACAAAGCTAAACACTGGAAAGATCTTTTTCCAACCGAAGAAGACTTCCAGCCACGAGCTTATGGAGCAGCTTACACTATATCGCTTCCTAATGATGATCCATCTATGATTTTGGGAGCGAAGATGAAAGATATTACATGGAAGTATATCCCGGAAGCTGTGATGTCCAAACCGGAAGATTTTGACCGAATTTGGGATGCCTACATGGCGGAATTAGAAAAAGATGGCGTTCAAGAAATGGAAAAAATATATACACAGCATATTCAGGATCGTATTAAGTTATGGTCAACACAATGA
- a CDS encoding ABC transporter permease, with protein MSKRILEKESVYKKASPIRKGKWKEWHNQRYLYYMSIPFVLWVFVFQYFPLWGWTMAFQKYRPGLGFFEQKWVGLEHFRTLFQDDHFYQVLRNTLAMSFMGLVAGFVVPVIFALILNEVRIGVMKRFVQTVSYLPHFVSWVVAAGIVTKMLSTDGGVVNSILLGLNLVDQPIPFMSQGHWFWYIVTSADIWKETGWNAIIYLAAISSIGPELYEAARVDGASRLKQMWHITLPGIRPTIIVLLIMSIGHLLGNGFEKQFLLGNHMVIDYSEVLDLYALNYGLSMGRYSFGTAINIFNSVISLFLLFAANGIFKRVTKESIM; from the coding sequence ATGAGCAAACGGATATTAGAAAAGGAAAGCGTATACAAAAAAGCAAGCCCAATCAGAAAAGGTAAATGGAAAGAATGGCATAATCAAAGATATTTGTACTACATGTCTATTCCATTTGTACTTTGGGTGTTTGTGTTTCAGTATTTTCCTTTGTGGGGTTGGACGATGGCTTTTCAAAAATATAGACCAGGGTTAGGTTTTTTTGAACAGAAGTGGGTAGGTTTGGAACACTTTCGCACTTTGTTTCAAGATGACCACTTCTATCAGGTTCTTCGTAACACACTGGCAATGAGTTTTATGGGGCTGGTGGCAGGATTTGTAGTGCCAGTTATTTTTGCCTTAATACTTAATGAAGTCCGCATTGGGGTAATGAAGCGATTTGTACAGACCGTATCTTATCTGCCTCACTTTGTATCATGGGTAGTTGCAGCAGGGATTGTTACCAAAATGCTGTCCACAGATGGTGGTGTTGTAAACAGTATATTGCTAGGTCTCAATCTGGTCGATCAGCCGATTCCGTTTATGTCTCAAGGACATTGGTTTTGGTATATCGTCACCAGTGCAGATATTTGGAAAGAAACGGGCTGGAACGCCATCATTTATCTAGCTGCTATTTCAAGCATTGGTCCCGAACTATATGAAGCTGCACGAGTAGATGGTGCCAGCCGCCTAAAACAAATGTGGCATATTACACTACCGGGCATCCGACCAACCATTATTGTGCTTCTCATTATGTCTATTGGTCACCTGCTAGGTAATGGCTTTGAAAAGCAATTTCTGCTAGGTAATCATATGGTCATTGATTATTCTGAAGTTCTTGATTTGTATGCGCTTAATTATGGACTGTCCATGGGTCGCTACTCATTCGGTACAGCGATCAATATTTTTAACTCGGTGATTAGTCTGTTCTTGTTGTTTGCAGCGAATGGCATTTTTAAACGTGTTACTAAAGAAAGCATTATGTAA
- a CDS encoding sensor histidine kinase, whose protein sequence is MFFVRIMNDMKIRKKLAITFITAAGIPLLLCGLFLTARLREVVVQSTLVQVSNNVDRVQKRTAELIKVPLDISNRLMNDNQMKKTASQTYNSYTEVIQQYHNYTNIREYIQLYKEISGIRIYAINPGALNNWEFMQPTQKLLDQIWYQQAIAQKGVVGWNMIQDERTNAMELSLIRSFPLAASEQKGVMVINVNKQRLSAILEQESFPTFIVDSENQLVASNSIKGSEREASTLYNSSDILSLAEGSYNISLDGKDSKVVVATLQPNDSWNSLRMISVFSIAEITRDANHVIFLGAIVIASSLIVATFLTYASALLLSRRLQRLSHHVENVRSGSWETFLHIDGNDEIGVLSRQFNALVKDIDRLFHEVQTTNREKSLIEQRQNEMKFKMLASQINPHFLFNALESIRMEAHIRQQDDIAQVVWLLSTLLRSSLETNSDMILLETELKYVQGYLDIQKFRYEDRLQYQLTIEPEIQKIRVPPLIIQPLVENAIIHGLDHRAEGGQIRVEVTQIIGGAQIQVSDNGTGFSAERLESVQQELASPANDSKEQRIGLRNVNDRLVLLYGQASILHIESSYGSGTTITFIVPGGDDID, encoded by the coding sequence ATGTTTTTCGTTCGAATAATGAATGATATGAAAATAAGAAAGAAGTTAGCTATTACGTTTATAACAGCAGCAGGCATTCCTCTACTATTATGCGGTCTTTTTTTGACTGCAAGATTGCGTGAAGTTGTAGTGCAAAGTACTTTGGTGCAGGTATCCAATAATGTGGATCGTGTTCAAAAGCGTACCGCAGAATTAATCAAAGTTCCATTAGATATTTCGAATCGGCTTATGAATGATAATCAGATGAAAAAAACAGCCAGTCAGACGTACAACAGTTATACCGAAGTCATTCAGCAATATCACAATTACACGAATATTCGAGAATATATACAGCTCTATAAAGAGATTTCTGGCATTCGAATATATGCGATCAATCCGGGAGCACTGAATAACTGGGAATTTATGCAGCCGACTCAAAAGTTACTGGATCAGATCTGGTATCAACAAGCAATAGCACAAAAAGGAGTGGTAGGTTGGAATATGATCCAAGATGAACGAACAAATGCTATGGAATTAAGTTTGATTCGCTCATTTCCCTTAGCCGCTTCAGAGCAAAAAGGAGTAATGGTGATTAATGTAAACAAACAACGATTAAGTGCCATTCTGGAACAAGAGTCTTTTCCTACATTTATCGTGGACAGTGAGAATCAACTGGTTGCTTCTAATTCTATAAAAGGATCGGAACGAGAAGCATCGACTCTGTATAATAGTAGCGATATTTTGAGTCTTGCTGAGGGCAGTTATAATATATCACTCGATGGAAAAGACTCCAAAGTTGTAGTCGCTACCTTACAACCGAATGATAGCTGGAATAGTCTGCGGATGATCTCCGTTTTTTCAATTGCTGAGATTACTCGTGATGCCAATCATGTGATCTTTCTTGGAGCTATAGTGATTGCCTCGAGTCTAATTGTTGCCACTTTTCTTACGTATGCTTCTGCTTTATTACTTTCCAGAAGACTACAACGACTCAGCCATCATGTAGAAAATGTTCGTTCTGGTTCGTGGGAAACCTTTTTACATATAGATGGCAATGATGAAATCGGAGTGCTGTCTCGCCAGTTCAATGCACTGGTGAAAGACATTGATAGATTATTTCATGAAGTCCAGACAACCAATCGAGAGAAAAGCCTGATAGAACAAAGACAAAATGAAATGAAATTTAAAATGCTAGCAAGTCAGATTAATCCTCACTTTCTATTCAATGCGCTGGAGTCGATTCGGATGGAAGCCCATATTCGTCAGCAGGATGATATTGCCCAAGTCGTATGGTTACTCAGTACGTTGTTGCGTAGTAGTCTTGAGACCAATAGCGATATGATCTTGCTGGAAACAGAACTGAAGTATGTTCAAGGTTATTTAGATATTCAAAAGTTCAGATATGAAGATCGTTTGCAGTATCAGCTAACGATAGAACCCGAAATCCAAAAGATCCGTGTGCCTCCCTTAATTATTCAGCCATTAGTGGAAAATGCGATTATTCATGGTTTGGATCATCGTGCAGAAGGTGGACAGATTAGAGTAGAGGTCACGCAGATCATAGGAGGAGCTCAAATTCAGGTGAGCGATAATGGTACCGGCTTTTCAGCCGAGCGACTGGAAAGTGTACAACAAGAGCTTGCTTCTCCGGCCAATGATTCAAAAGAACAGCGGATTGGTCTTCGTAATGTAAATGATCGGCTTGTGTTGTTGTATGGTCAAGCAAGCATTTTGCATATTGAGAGTAGCTACGGAAGCGGAACGACTATCACATTTATTGTACCGGGAGGCGATGATATTGATTAA
- a CDS encoding glycosyl hydrolase, which yields MKKTGIVLMVIIMFVSLIPLSSAKGKAEIYEAENGLLQGIDEASTVTGYSGDGYVTGFDEDGDALTITVHPTKEGLYQINIRYNAPNGPKQANLFVNDISVGTVDFTPTHSFTEMAATKAILKKGANTIRIDKGWGYYDIDYFSIQKVTKEPVHSISKTLVNPKALPAAKSLMSYLVDNYGHKILSGQQDYSNIDWLQTHLGKKPAVVGFDLMDYSPSRVEYGAATTEMEKAIDWHQQGGIVAFVWHWNAPKDLINQPGKEWWRGFYTDSTTFDLQYALSHPDSEEYRLLIKDIDAIATQLKRLQDANIPVLFRPLHEAEGEWFWWGAKGATPCKELYRLLYDRLTNEHQLNNLIWVWNSVSPEWYPGDDVVDIVSYDSYPSGGDYNVQVGKYDQLLSLVKDRKLIAMTENGAIPDPDLLPIYHADWSWFSTWSAHDEKTNSLDHLKKVYNHDYVVTLDELPNIKTYPIENNEIPSAPTGLHAESGNRKATISWNPVNNANRYTLLRADTQEGSYKQVASNLKATHYTNKGLINGKTYYYKVKAVNKSGSSTSSSPIRVTVQAKNK from the coding sequence GTGAAAAAAACAGGCATTGTCTTGATGGTTATTATCATGTTTGTTTCTCTAATTCCATTATCATCAGCAAAGGGAAAAGCAGAAATCTATGAAGCAGAGAATGGATTATTGCAGGGAATCGATGAAGCTTCTACCGTAACGGGTTATTCAGGAGATGGATATGTGACAGGATTTGATGAAGATGGCGATGCGCTAACCATAACTGTTCATCCTACAAAAGAAGGTCTTTATCAAATTAACATACGATATAACGCGCCCAATGGACCTAAACAAGCAAATCTGTTCGTTAACGATATCTCGGTCGGAACTGTTGATTTTACGCCAACCCATAGTTTCACAGAAATGGCTGCTACAAAAGCAATACTCAAAAAAGGAGCCAATACCATTCGAATCGATAAAGGCTGGGGATATTATGATATCGATTACTTCTCCATCCAAAAAGTAACCAAAGAGCCTGTTCATTCGATTTCCAAAACGTTGGTTAATCCTAAAGCATTACCAGCAGCAAAGTCGCTTATGAGCTATCTCGTCGATAACTACGGTCATAAAATCCTTTCGGGACAACAAGACTATTCCAATATAGATTGGCTCCAGACTCATCTAGGCAAGAAGCCGGCTGTTGTTGGCTTTGATCTGATGGACTACTCACCATCACGTGTAGAGTACGGCGCAGCTACTACCGAAATGGAAAAAGCAATCGACTGGCATCAACAGGGAGGCATTGTTGCTTTCGTCTGGCACTGGAATGCTCCGAAAGATCTCATTAACCAGCCGGGAAAAGAATGGTGGAGAGGATTTTATACCGATTCCACAACCTTTGATCTTCAATATGCTTTATCACATCCCGATTCTGAGGAGTACAGATTACTGATAAAAGATATAGATGCTATCGCTACGCAGTTGAAAAGATTGCAGGATGCAAATATTCCAGTACTTTTCCGTCCCTTGCATGAAGCAGAAGGAGAATGGTTCTGGTGGGGAGCCAAAGGCGCAACACCATGTAAAGAACTGTATAGACTTCTTTATGATCGATTAACAAATGAACACCAGTTAAATAACCTGATATGGGTGTGGAACTCGGTATCTCCTGAATGGTATCCGGGAGATGATGTTGTGGATATTGTGAGCTACGATTCTTACCCTTCAGGAGGAGATTATAACGTTCAAGTAGGCAAGTATGATCAGCTGCTTTCTCTTGTTAAAGACCGCAAGCTTATAGCGATGACAGAGAATGGTGCTATTCCAGATCCGGATTTGTTACCTATCTATCATGCAGACTGGAGCTGGTTTAGTACATGGTCAGCTCATGATGAGAAGACTAACTCATTAGATCATTTGAAAAAAGTCTATAATCATGACTATGTAGTGACTCTGGATGAATTACCGAACATCAAAACCTATCCTATAGAAAATAATGAAATTCCTTCAGCACCAACAGGATTACATGCAGAATCAGGAAATCGCAAAGCAACAATAAGTTGGAATCCTGTAAACAATGCGAACAGATATACTTTACTACGCGCAGATACACAAGAAGGGTCTTACAAGCAAGTAGCCTCAAACCTAAAAGCAACTCACTATACAAACAAAGGATTGATAAATGGCAAAACATACTATTACAAAGTGAAAGCAGTAAATAAGTCGGGGTCTAGCACAAGTTCATCACCTATACGTGTCACCGTTCAAGCGAAAAATAAATGA